Proteins encoded in a region of the Novibacillus thermophilus genome:
- a CDS encoding ATP phosphoribosyltransferase regulatory subunit produces MRRLSHTSHPGHAADEPRGFEKPVGMRDYLPEAVRKLRLIEERVGRLFGLWGYDEVMTPTLEYDETVGGASSTLNHKQFKLLDKHGNTLVLRPDMTTPIARVVASVLRHEPLPLRLSYCAHIFRAQENEAGRSAEFKQMGVELIGDASPDGDAEMLALAIESLKVCSVEPFQLAIGHVGFLNAFLRHCIGDDKAIEQLKSYLNDYDYVGYREAVAQLSLGGDAKRRLNELLAWRGGKALLQERMAEAASVEEREALDHLRKVWEALDVYGVTPFVTLDLSMIGKMNYYTGIYFEGYAEDHGFPLLSGGRYDALLARFGRSAAAVGFQLKVDRVLDVSPLTEDQKEHVLIVYDPSERFEALRSARKWRQKGRRVTMQVGSELEKADVEKLSERYDEVVCVEGGSGGDG; encoded by the coding sequence ATGAGGCGTTTGAGCCACACATCGCATCCCGGCCATGCAGCGGATGAGCCACGAGGTTTTGAAAAGCCCGTGGGTATGCGCGATTACTTGCCCGAAGCCGTGCGCAAACTGCGCTTGATTGAGGAGCGCGTCGGCCGCTTGTTTGGGCTATGGGGCTACGATGAAGTGATGACTCCGACACTGGAGTATGACGAGACGGTCGGTGGAGCGAGCTCCACGTTGAATCATAAACAGTTTAAACTGTTGGACAAACACGGCAACACCCTCGTCCTGCGCCCGGATATGACCACGCCGATTGCGCGTGTCGTCGCTTCGGTGTTGCGCCACGAACCGCTGCCCTTGCGCCTGTCTTACTGCGCCCACATATTTCGAGCCCAGGAGAACGAAGCGGGACGGAGCGCGGAATTCAAACAGATGGGTGTGGAGTTGATCGGAGACGCATCTCCCGACGGCGACGCGGAAATGCTGGCCCTGGCCATCGAGAGTTTGAAGGTCTGTTCAGTCGAACCGTTTCAGTTGGCCATCGGGCATGTCGGTTTTTTAAACGCCTTTCTGCGACATTGTATTGGGGACGACAAGGCGATTGAACAGCTCAAAAGCTATTTGAACGACTACGACTATGTCGGTTATCGCGAAGCGGTGGCACAGTTGTCTCTCGGCGGCGATGCCAAGCGGCGGCTCAACGAGCTCCTCGCGTGGCGGGGCGGAAAGGCGCTGTTACAGGAGAGGATGGCTGAAGCGGCATCGGTCGAGGAACGAGAGGCCCTCGATCATTTGCGCAAAGTGTGGGAGGCGCTGGACGTTTACGGTGTGACCCCGTTTGTCACGTTAGATCTGAGCATGATTGGCAAGATGAACTACTATACGGGAATATACTTTGAAGGGTACGCAGAGGACCACGGCTTTCCCTTGTTAAGTGGTGGCCGGTACGACGCGCTGCTCGCCCGGTTCGGCCGGTCCGCAGCAGCCGTCGGCTTTCAGTTGAAGGTGGATCGCGTGCTGGACGTAAGCCCTTTGACCGAGGATCAGAAGGAGCACGTGCTCATCGTGTACGACCCTTCCGAGAGGTTCGAGGCGTTGCGTTCAGCGAGGAAATGGCGGCAGAAAGGCCGTCGGGTGACCATGCAAGTGGGGTCAGAGCTGGAAAAGGCGGATGTCGAAAAGCTGAGTGAACGGTACGACGAGGTGGTTTGTGTGGAGGGCGGATCGGGGGGAGACGGATGA
- a CDS encoding PTS sugar transporter, with amino-acid sequence MSSKKVAILGSSGGNLYTLGGKDPMKLLQEIHAQCVAANVGIAAVQFIGAKASMDTVQETTPAELYVWDSSTQTARVAFSGTLREVNEQAVHIDNEVAQQIDAGHIDGIILMSADPNGTNKEAIAAAIRKRIPIVGTGGTSMAITSSKGGHVIAASGTTGTTNRTRAVSFLSSLAKYWGMSYRPAIGHSKETVADNPLKRIQFRGIMLAALPGFISLAIILALSKIPILSSLSDVFDILIKALPVILAAIAARQISGLDEIAIVAGIVSGVLSVDGGIIGGMIAGILAGILVSFLFQKCVSWNFPTTTVNIVAGGLSGLMAGSFVYFLIAPLALEAGNLIRQAIESTIALSPILAGLVAGLLIWPAILGGVYHAAILPIVLLEMEKSGNSFLGAVDMTGLVMVSAGITLANVILPRKRGEATLATPGFLINMGFGTFVEAAYPFMFSNKMVFAGAIGSAGLAGLLVGLFEVRGTAYVPSLVSPFLSNNVTGLTMAMAGGFVSSFVITLIANKLSKKKDSTTMKGD; translated from the coding sequence TTGAGTTCGAAAAAGGTTGCGATCTTGGGAAGTAGCGGCGGGAATTTGTATACCCTCGGTGGAAAAGATCCAATGAAACTTCTGCAAGAAATACACGCCCAGTGTGTTGCGGCGAATGTTGGCATTGCTGCCGTGCAATTCATTGGTGCGAAGGCCTCGATGGACACGGTCCAGGAGACGACACCGGCGGAGTTATACGTATGGGATTCGTCGACACAAACAGCCCGTGTGGCGTTTTCTGGAACACTTCGAGAAGTGAACGAACAGGCCGTGCACATCGACAACGAAGTCGCTCAACAAATTGACGCCGGCCACATTGACGGCATTATCTTAATGAGTGCCGATCCAAACGGTACGAATAAAGAAGCGATTGCCGCAGCGATTAGAAAGCGCATCCCGATTGTTGGGACAGGCGGTACCTCTATGGCGATAACCAGTTCTAAAGGCGGTCATGTCATCGCCGCGTCGGGGACGACGGGAACGACGAACCGGACGCGCGCTGTTTCGTTCCTCAGTTCACTGGCGAAATATTGGGGGATGAGTTATCGGCCGGCGATTGGTCACTCGAAGGAGACCGTGGCAGACAACCCTCTAAAACGGATTCAATTTAGAGGGATCATGTTAGCTGCCTTACCGGGCTTTATTTCTCTCGCCATTATTCTCGCTCTTAGTAAAATCCCCATCCTGTCAAGCCTAAGTGACGTTTTTGATATCCTAATAAAAGCGTTGCCAGTTATACTAGCTGCCATAGCCGCTAGACAAATATCCGGATTAGACGAAATTGCCATAGTTGCAGGCATTGTCTCGGGTGTGTTATCTGTTGATGGCGGGATCATTGGCGGGATGATCGCGGGAATCCTCGCGGGAATTCTTGTCAGTTTCCTTTTTCAAAAGTGTGTTAGCTGGAATTTCCCGACAACGACCGTTAACATTGTCGCCGGTGGACTATCCGGACTCATGGCCGGCTCGTTTGTTTACTTTCTCATCGCACCGTTGGCGTTGGAAGCCGGAAATTTAATTCGGCAAGCCATTGAATCGACGATTGCTTTAAGTCCGATTTTGGCTGGTCTTGTAGCCGGACTCCTTATTTGGCCGGCCATTCTTGGCGGCGTTTATCATGCAGCTATTTTACCTATTGTGCTCTTGGAAATGGAAAAATCAGGAAATAGCTTTCTCGGCGCTGTAGATATGACGGGTCTCGTCATGGTATCGGCTGGAATAACTTTGGCCAACGTTATCTTACCCCGCAAGAGGGGAGAAGCGACACTCGCAACACCCGGATTTTTAATCAATATGGGGTTTGGGACGTTTGTCGAGGCGGCCTATCCATTTATGTTCTCTAACAAAATGGTTTTTGCCGGAGCGATAGGATCGGCTGGATTGGCCGGTTTACTTGTCGGACTTTTTGAAGTAAGGGGAACGGCTTATGTGCCATCCCTCGTATCTCCCTTTTTGTCCAACAATGTGACCGGACTCACGATGGCCATGGCAGGCGGCTTTGTCAGTTCATTTGTGATTACACTCATTGCAAACAAATTGAGTAAGAAAAAAGACAGTACCACAATGAAGGGGGACTGA
- a CDS encoding acyltransferase, with the protein MRRTTRYPVSGSNSLWQMYRTVPFWKVFKNVIVIQLARYCPSLRLKNAMYRSFLGMEVGQQTAVAFMVMMDIFFPEKIKIGDNTIIGYNTTILAHEYLLHEYRLGAVEIGSNVMIGANCTILPGVRIGDNAVVAAGSIVTKDVEPNAFVAGNPAKFVRYVEDHPRS; encoded by the coding sequence ATGCGCCGTACAACGCGGTATCCTGTAAGCGGCAGCAATTCATTGTGGCAAATGTACCGCACTGTCCCTTTTTGGAAAGTGTTCAAAAACGTCATCGTCATCCAGTTGGCCCGCTACTGTCCGAGTCTAAGGCTTAAGAACGCCATGTACCGCTCGTTTTTGGGAATGGAAGTGGGACAGCAGACGGCTGTCGCTTTTATGGTGATGATGGATATCTTTTTTCCGGAAAAAATTAAAATCGGCGACAACACCATTATCGGCTACAATACGACGATTTTAGCTCACGAATACTTACTGCACGAGTACCGACTCGGGGCGGTAGAGATCGGTTCTAACGTCATGATCGGGGCCAACTGTACGATTTTGCCAGGAGTGAGAATCGGCGACAACGCCGTTGTCGCCGCCGGTTCCATTGTGACGAAAGACGTGGAACCGAACGCGTTCGTCGCCGGCAATCCGGCGAAGTTTGTCCGGTATGTGGAGGATCATCCACGGTCTTAA
- a CDS encoding nucleoside recognition domain-containing protein: MKSIQWRKGCETGIRTAWALGKVLFPVTFIVAVLQHTPIIDWAVLLFEPVMGWIGLPGDAAIPLALGNLLNLYAAIGAVLTMEFTVKEVFILAVMLSFSHNLLVEGALCKKIGVSLLAVSAMRLFMAFSSAALIHLVWSGGDQPARYGLVAPDQAEVSGFLPIVWNALQTAVTGTLQFSVVVFLLMIMIQALNDWGVLDIVSRKLSASMNVLGIPERGAVTMAAGLLFGLAFGAGVIIEQAREQAFSKRDLYVMLLFLSGCHAVVEDTLLFVPLGIPIWALLLLRVVVAIVLTVVVARIWRRRSYQPPLAKGESL; the protein is encoded by the coding sequence ATGAAGTCAATCCAGTGGCGCAAAGGATGCGAGACTGGGATCAGGACAGCGTGGGCGTTAGGAAAAGTGCTGTTCCCCGTCACGTTTATCGTAGCCGTCTTGCAACATACGCCCATCATCGACTGGGCCGTCCTTTTGTTCGAGCCGGTCATGGGCTGGATCGGTCTCCCGGGAGATGCGGCGATTCCGCTGGCGCTCGGGAATCTGCTCAATTTGTACGCTGCCATCGGAGCTGTGCTCACGATGGAATTTACGGTGAAGGAAGTGTTTATCCTCGCCGTCATGCTCAGTTTTTCTCACAACTTGCTCGTGGAAGGGGCTCTGTGCAAAAAAATTGGCGTCAGTCTCCTGGCTGTCTCAGCGATGCGGCTGTTTATGGCCTTCAGTTCAGCGGCCCTCATTCATCTCGTCTGGTCGGGTGGAGACCAGCCGGCCCGCTACGGGTTGGTCGCCCCCGATCAGGCGGAAGTGAGCGGTTTTCTCCCGATTGTCTGGAATGCCTTGCAAACGGCGGTGACAGGTACCCTGCAGTTTTCCGTCGTCGTCTTTTTGTTGATGATCATGATTCAAGCGTTGAACGACTGGGGGGTACTGGACATCGTCTCGCGCAAACTTTCTGCTTCCATGAACGTCCTCGGCATCCCGGAGCGCGGGGCCGTTACGATGGCGGCGGGGCTGCTCTTTGGCCTTGCTTTCGGAGCAGGGGTGATCATCGAGCAGGCGCGGGAGCAGGCTTTTTCCAAACGCGATTTGTATGTGATGCTGCTGTTCTTAAGCGGTTGTCACGCTGTCGTGGAGGACACACTGCTGTTCGTCCCGCTGGGAATCCCGATCTGGGCGCTGCTGTTGTTACGAGTCGTCGTGGCGATAGTCCTCACAGTGGTTGTGGCGCGCATTTGGCGGCGTCGCAGCTATCAGCCGCCGCTGGCGAAAGGGGAGTCGTTGTGA